The following proteins are co-located in the Candidatus Palauibacter polyketidifaciens genome:
- a CDS encoding Hsp20/alpha crystallin family protein has product MLPTIIHRAPSRRRGDFDFDRLFNGLLDLDRSSRSVAAADLYETEEGYGLELELPGFREAEIDVTVDRGVLTISGARSEEEEEKGRTYHVRERRNERFTRSFSLPASIRGEDVEAHLDAGVLTVELPKSPEAKPHRIAVGATK; this is encoded by the coding sequence ATGCTACCGACCATCATTCACCGCGCGCCGAGCCGTCGCCGGGGGGACTTCGACTTCGACCGGCTGTTCAACGGACTGCTGGATCTCGATCGCTCGAGCCGTTCCGTGGCTGCCGCGGATTTGTACGAGACCGAGGAGGGCTACGGCCTCGAGCTGGAGCTGCCGGGATTCAGGGAGGCCGAGATCGACGTGACCGTGGATCGCGGCGTACTCACGATCTCGGGGGCGCGTTCGGAGGAGGAAGAGGAGAAGGGCCGCACGTACCACGTGCGCGAGCGGCGAAACGAGCGGTTCACGCGCAGCTTCTCGCTCCCGGCCTCCATCCGGGGCGAGGATGTCGAGGCCCACCTCGACGCCGGCGTTCTCACGGTGGAGTTGCCGAAGTCACCGGAGGCGAAGCCGCACCGCATCGCGGTAGGCGCCACGAAGTAG
- a CDS encoding zinc-dependent metalloprotease, which yields MLQIARSTRPLALILTLSLLVVVTGCIRPFARPAPGPSASSGGGPGARGGGGDDDDGPEPYSEVVTEEAVTDSGMVHVHRVDDKWLFEIPEEILGREILLVSRVASVPEGMGYGGQKANTQVIRWEKNGPDEDQIFLRVVRHTNVADEALPVARAVRGANFEPILRAFDIEALNDDSTSVVIDATPLFESDIPMFGLSQSRREAYRVRSLDSNRTYVDWIKSFPRNVEVRHVLTYNAQTPPSNASTNSISMEMNQSMVLLPDEPMQPRLHDERVGYFNVNQVDYGLSDQKVVTRTYITRWRLEPSDTAAFRRGELVDPVKPIIYYLDPATPEKWRPYLIQGIEDWQEAFEAAGFRNAIQGRMPPSFEEDPEFSPEDVRYSVIRWLPSQVQNASGPHVHDPRTGEILESDIQWYHNVANLLRNWYLIQTGAVNPAARRALFEDEVMGELIRFVAAHEVGHTIGLPHNMKSSSGFSVDSLRAPGFVCRNGVAPSIMDYARFNYVAQPEDEGACTDPRVGPYDLFSVNWGYRPILDEDTDGERATLDAWIREVEDDPVYHFGDGTPIDPTSQTEAIGSDAMEASDLGIENLKRILPNLIEWSSDGREGENYEELAELYNNLIGQWSRYMGHVATVVGGVTRTRKRIGQEGPVYEFVDEATQRRAMDFFARQAFDPPTWMVDEDILSKIENPSTVDRLRGIQVRVVNLILDPGRMQRLIEAEARNGDDHYSLGEMFEDLRASIWGELDTGAPIGVYRRNLQRGHLERLEYLMTQELSLPFFFFGGLSDFFTSVDVSQSDIRAFVRGELHGLQDAIERTLRRRLDRTTDLHLRDALARIDDILDPD from the coding sequence ATGCTCCAGATCGCGCGCAGCACACGCCCTCTCGCCCTCATCCTGACGCTCTCGCTCCTCGTCGTGGTCACGGGCTGCATCCGGCCCTTCGCCCGGCCGGCGCCCGGCCCGTCCGCCTCGAGCGGAGGTGGACCCGGCGCCCGCGGGGGTGGGGGGGACGACGACGACGGGCCGGAGCCCTATTCCGAAGTCGTCACGGAGGAAGCGGTCACGGACTCCGGGATGGTCCACGTCCATCGGGTGGACGACAAATGGCTGTTCGAGATTCCGGAGGAGATTCTGGGGCGCGAGATCCTGCTCGTGAGCCGGGTGGCGTCAGTTCCCGAGGGGATGGGCTACGGCGGCCAGAAGGCGAACACACAGGTCATTCGCTGGGAGAAGAACGGGCCCGACGAGGACCAGATCTTCCTCCGCGTCGTGAGACACACGAATGTGGCGGACGAGGCCCTTCCAGTGGCGCGGGCCGTGCGGGGCGCGAACTTCGAGCCGATTCTGCGGGCCTTCGACATCGAGGCGCTGAACGACGACTCGACGAGCGTCGTCATCGACGCGACGCCGCTCTTCGAATCCGACATCCCCATGTTCGGGCTGAGCCAGTCCCGCCGCGAAGCGTACCGGGTGCGCTCGCTGGATTCGAACCGCACCTACGTCGACTGGATCAAGAGCTTCCCCCGCAACGTCGAGGTGCGGCACGTCCTCACCTACAACGCGCAGACGCCTCCGTCGAACGCGAGCACGAACTCGATCTCGATGGAGATGAACCAGTCGATGGTCCTGCTCCCGGACGAACCGATGCAGCCGCGGCTGCACGACGAGCGCGTCGGGTACTTCAACGTGAACCAGGTGGACTACGGCCTCAGCGATCAGAAGGTCGTCACGCGCACCTACATCACGCGCTGGCGGCTGGAGCCGAGCGACACCGCGGCTTTCCGGCGCGGCGAACTCGTCGACCCGGTCAAACCCATCATCTACTACCTCGACCCGGCGACGCCGGAGAAGTGGCGGCCCTACCTGATTCAGGGCATCGAGGACTGGCAGGAGGCGTTCGAGGCGGCGGGGTTCCGCAACGCGATCCAGGGGCGCATGCCCCCCTCCTTCGAGGAAGACCCGGAGTTCAGCCCGGAGGACGTGCGCTACTCCGTGATCCGCTGGCTCCCGTCACAGGTTCAGAACGCCTCCGGGCCGCACGTCCACGACCCGCGCACGGGCGAGATCCTCGAGAGCGACATCCAGTGGTATCACAACGTCGCCAACCTGCTACGGAACTGGTATCTGATTCAGACCGGGGCCGTGAATCCGGCGGCACGCCGCGCCCTCTTCGAAGACGAGGTCATGGGCGAACTGATTCGCTTCGTCGCCGCGCACGAGGTCGGCCACACGATCGGGCTCCCGCACAATATGAAGTCGAGTTCCGGCTTTTCGGTGGACTCGCTGCGGGCGCCGGGATTCGTGTGCCGCAACGGGGTTGCCCCGTCGATCATGGACTATGCGCGCTTCAACTACGTCGCGCAGCCCGAGGATGAGGGCGCGTGCACGGATCCGCGGGTCGGTCCGTACGACCTCTTTTCGGTCAACTGGGGCTACCGGCCGATCCTGGACGAGGACACGGACGGGGAGCGCGCCACGCTCGACGCCTGGATTCGCGAGGTGGAGGACGATCCGGTCTACCATTTCGGCGACGGTACCCCGATCGATCCGACGTCCCAGACGGAGGCGATCGGCTCCGACGCGATGGAGGCGAGCGACCTCGGCATCGAAAACCTGAAGCGGATCCTGCCCAACCTGATCGAGTGGAGCAGCGACGGCCGCGAGGGCGAGAACTACGAGGAGCTGGCGGAACTCTACAACAACCTCATCGGCCAGTGGAGCCGCTACATGGGCCACGTCGCGACCGTGGTCGGCGGGGTCACGCGCACGCGGAAGCGCATCGGGCAGGAGGGCCCGGTGTACGAGTTCGTGGACGAAGCCACGCAGCGGCGGGCCATGGACTTCTTCGCGCGACAGGCCTTCGACCCGCCCACGTGGATGGTCGACGAGGACATCCTTTCGAAGATCGAGAACCCGTCCACCGTGGACCGCTTGCGGGGCATCCAGGTTCGGGTCGTCAACCTGATCCTCGACCCCGGCCGCATGCAGCGGCTGATCGAGGCGGAGGCGCGTAACGGGGACGATCACTACAGCCTGGGCGAGATGTTCGAAGACCTGCGCGCCTCGATCTGGGGAGAGCTGGACACCGGCGCCCCGATCGGGGTCTACCGGCGGAACCTCCAACGCGGGCACCTGGAGCGGCTTGAGTACCTGATGACGCAGGAACTCTCGCTCCCCTTCTTCTTCTTCGGCGGGCTCTCCGACTTCTTTACGTCGGTGGACGTGTCCCAGTCGGACATCCGGGCCTTCGTACGGGGTGAACTCCACGGGCTCCAGGACGCGATCGAACGCACCCTCCGGCGCCGGCTCGACCGCACGACGGACCTGCACCTGCGCGACGCCCTGGCCAGGATCGACGACATCCTCGACCCCGACTGA